The following nucleotide sequence is from Apium graveolens cultivar Ventura chromosome 4, ASM990537v1, whole genome shotgun sequence.
TGTTACTTTGTTTGGGGCAACTCTTGTGTCTTTTAGATCTTTTATCTTATCAGCACAGCTTTGTCGTTCTATGTTTTTATGCCGTATGTTTAGTTGTATATCAATCTGCCATTAATTCTATCAAATAGCACAGGTGTCTTATGTTTCTCTAATATATGTTTGTTCGCCACACTATTTTTTTAGAAGTGCATTTATGAAAGCTTCTTAGTACTGCGAATATGTTCACTAATTTTTTATGAGGCTTGCACACACTTCCATGAATTAGGTAAATTTGTAATTCCGGAAATTAGGGAAATTTTCTGGTGTCATCTTATGACATGTCTTAGCATTATGTCTCTTCATAATGCTGTCTTTTTTGATATTATTAACTTAGTATTCTAATCGAAACTCCATGAATATCTGATTTTTTCCACCAAGCATTTATTTCTGATTAGGATTTGGTTTTATTGTTTGTTTTGGGATGAACAGCCATTTACTACCTTCTTTTAtattatatatgtgtatatatatatttatctgtGTGTATGTCCTATTCCCGCCGATCTTAATACTGTTTTTTATTCCTTAGATCCTTGTTATGTTGCTTTCCATGACGAAGAATGGGGGGTTCCAGTTCACGATGACAGGTATATGATAAATAGTATAATGTTTTAAGTCCACCCTTTTGTTTCTAATTTACAATCTTTAAGTAAAATCACAGTCTTCATTTGTATTTCTTTCATAGTCTGCATCTTAATGATGTCGGCGTCTTATAGGAAGCTTTTTGAACTGCTGAGCTTGTCAACTGCTTTGGCAGAACTTACCTGGCCTGCCATTCTCAATAGAAGGCATATGTTTAGGTAAATGTGTGCAATAGTGCTTGCGTCGAGTTTTCGACATTCAAAATTGTTTTGTGATAGCAGTTCAACAGTAACCTTTCTTACCTCAAATGAGATGCACCTGTCTGCAGGGACGTCTTTCAGGATTTTGACCCTGTTGAAGTTGCTAAATTAAATGAGAAGAAAATCACGGCAGTAGGAAGCTCAGCCACATCTCTTCTCTCCGAGTTGAAGCTAAGAGTAATCATTGAAAATGCACGTCAAATGTGCAAGGTATGTACTGAAAGTAAAACCCTATTTTTTCTACCGAGGTTAAATTTTTTGATTTTATTCTATTCTTAAATTAGGAAGTAACTTCAATGAATATAGATGCACACTTGGACTTGTGGATCATCGCGTGTTCTTGTTTTGGCCTTTTTTGTCATTTTTTTCATGACACGTAATAGATTTGGTAAAGGCAGCCCGTAAAGCCTCAAGTCGTTATCGATTCCTCTAGTAATTATGCAATTGGGATGATCTGTGTTTGTAATAGAAATGAATTGTAAATTGAAGGTTGCCTAGATATGCTGTGATGTGATCAAGACACTATCGCATATTTACTATTGATTTATTTAATCAACTGATATAGACAGTTTTATACTAGGTCCATACTGTTTTACATGGTTTTCTTCTATTACAACTAAGCGTTCGTAAATATAACTAATCAAATTTTAAATGGTTTTAATAACATCCAGGAGAATTGAAATGTTGCAATTACAACAGATAATGTCACTACTTAATACCAATATGTTCTTGCACTGCATTCATCTGCATGTAAATAATAGTATTATTTGACGAGCACATTCCAGAAACCCTATTAATTGCATTTAAATGTGTGGTATATATTAATTACCAACCTTATATGTTACCTTGTTATGTTGATGCAGGTAATTGTAGAGACCGGATCTTTTGATAAATATATATGGGGCTTTGTGAACCATAAACCTACAGTTGGTCACTTCCGCTATCCCAGGCAAGTTCCCATTAAAACATCAAAAGCCGATGTGATAAGCAAAGACCTGGTAAAAAGAGGGTTCCAAGGTGTGGGTCCTACAGTGGTGTACTCGTTCATGCAAGTGGCTGGGATAACAAATGACCATCTAATCAGTTGCTTCAGATTCCAGGAGTGCATAGCTGCAGAATGCGCAAGAGAGAAAGGTGACAGCTTCAAGGATAAATCTGAAGGGAACCGGACAGAAGATGAAATGGACCTAGGTGTAACAGGATATATCGATAGCTTGAGTTTATCGCAGGATTAGGTAATTATTTTCCGGAGAGATATAGTCAAGACCATGAAACGCTAGTTGCATGGAAAATGTTTGTGTACAAATAGTGATAATGAATTGTTTTGCTTAGTGCACTGTAGATTTAAAGATAGAAGTTGACATGCTAACAATGTCGATATCTTAGGTGCCCATAAAGAGAGTCATTCTTGATTAGTAAAAAGAAAATAGTCATTCTTGTGCTATAATTAGATTATTACGATTTTGAAAACAAATGAGTTTTATCTGTTCTGTGTAAGAATTGTTCTTGAAACTCATCATATGTTTCTCACCCTCTTGCCCCCATCAAGAGCTTCCTCTTGGGACATGCCAAGATTATGCCAATTTCAAAATTGAAATGCTAGGCTGAGCCTGCCTCTTGGTTCATTGGAAAGTATGACAATATAGGCTCTCCATAAATGAATATTCGATAATGCAGATAAACGAACAATAATATGTTACTTATATTATCCGGTTGCAGTAGAGGGATGCTTGCATCAGGTGTATGTAAACTAATAATTTTGGACAGGATACGAAATGACACGAAAATTTAGTATATGTGTTTATCTTTTTTGTACACGACATGAAAATATACGAATATAAAAGTCGCGATCGAGATACAAGATCTTTGCAAGGTCTAAGCTACCTAAGATACTATCAAATAGGATAGTACAGGCTACTTTGCCATATATTAAACTCACCTATTCTATCAAATAGGATAGGCTCTAAGATACtatgaaaaaaaatattacaGGCTCTAAGCTATAAGCTAGTATGTGCATTCAAACacacattttctttattttattttaactttCTCTCCCAACTTCAACCTATTTTATAGGATAAATTAATTTTTATAggattttttttatgaatgtatTCTTCGGGTGTTCTCTTTTCTAAccttaatatttttatttttcgGAAACATCTCCAGTCTTTACACACCTTTCAATTAGACGATAGACTATGAAATAAGCCCTTTCttttgaatattttatttaaatacaGTTTATTTTTACATAATTGGTCGTGGCAAAAAACAATGACTAATTTAATCCAAAATTTGTTGATTTTAACTCCAATAACGGAACGTGGTTAAACATCTGTCTATGGAACTCTTACAAATGATGCAAAGCAATGTTGAGCAAGTACACTACTTCAAGTCATGAAAATAGTAAAATTGAATAAAACTGCAATGACTCCTTAAATCAATAGAAATCTCCACGAAAATGATAAATTATTCCTtaaataagcaaataatatttaAATCAAGTTTACTAAGTCGAACATTCTCCAATTTTCATTACATGTGATCAGGCCGAATACTCCATTGTTCAACTCATCAACTCCATAATTTTCACTACATGTGATCAGGCCTAATAAAGTTTACTAAGTCGAACATTCTCCAATTTTAATGAAGAAACGAGCATAGGACTGCAGAAAATTCACAATCTGTCCAGGAGTTCTGCAGCAGGATTTTGACATGGCAAACTCTGAAACTTGAAATGAGTCTAACCTGTCGATGGAGTTACCAGTGGTAGAAACGATTGGGCCACCTGAAGCAACAAATGAGTTTATGTAATAAAACACAACAATTGATATTAGCTAAAACTTGCAAACTTTGTACATAAATCAAAACAATATGAAAAAAATTAACCTATTAATTTCGTTCGGTGCCACCTCAGCAACCAACAACTTCAGATGTCTTGGGCTAACACTATCTGTTCTTATTACAACAATCTCAACTATTTCTCTGACGTGATCCATAATTATCTCAAAAAACTGTTTGCAATAAGAGAAGGGAGAAAAGAAGTAATGTCAAAATATCTGGGTTTAAGTGAATAAACAGTACTCACATTTTCTCCCATGCAGAAAATGACATATGATCTATGTATAATAAGCATGGGCAGCAATTCCTTAAAATTACCAAAAGATGCAAAATTACAAGTAAATAAGATTTGAGATAATTGCATTTTGCATCCCTTAAATTTGGCCAAAACCTAATTTTGTATACCTATTTTCATAAATTGCAGTTTGCATCCTCCTATAATGAAATCTGCTTCGACATGCACCCTTTTTA
It contains:
- the LOC141717462 gene encoding uncharacterized protein LOC141717462 gives rise to the protein MNLPDSDPNPLRPVLAPAGNTTKPVTKQLLKGKKSPTLSPAARDSKLMPSILRKQQRLGGGDKVFKCSVSMNASCSSDASSDSTTSRASTGRILRRSVPNLRRLSAPKLDGGNVEGLGVETKKRCAWVTSNADPCYVAFHDEEWGVPVHDDRKLFELLSLSTALAELTWPAILNRRHMFRDVFQDFDPVEVAKLNEKKITAVGSSATSLLSELKLRVIIENARQMCKVIVETGSFDKYIWGFVNHKPTVGHFRYPRQVPIKTSKADVISKDLVKRGFQGVGPTVVYSFMQVAGITNDHLISCFRFQECIAAECAREKGDSFKDKSEGNRTEDEMDLGVTGYIDSLSLSQD